In Sphingomonas sp. SUN019, one genomic interval encodes:
- the mntR gene encoding manganese-binding transcriptional regulator MntR → MGAECVSLPDAQEQAARFARVRTAHRTETQEDYVELIADLIADAGEARATDLAERLGVTPATVANTLNRLKRDGLVEMRPYRSIFLTPVGTEMAAKAKARHELVVAFLRALGVSEAVAEMDAEGLEHHLSEETLAAMRGFAGGGYCARARR, encoded by the coding sequence ATGGGAGCCGAATGCGTGTCGTTGCCGGATGCACAAGAACAGGCGGCGCGGTTCGCCCGCGTGCGCACCGCGCACCGCACCGAAACGCAGGAGGACTATGTCGAGCTGATCGCGGACCTTATCGCGGATGCCGGCGAGGCGCGCGCGACCGACCTGGCCGAGCGGCTGGGGGTGACCCCGGCGACCGTCGCGAACACGCTGAACCGGCTGAAGCGCGACGGGCTGGTCGAGATGCGGCCGTACCGTTCGATCTTCCTGACCCCCGTCGGAACCGAAATGGCGGCGAAGGCGAAGGCGCGGCACGAACTGGTCGTGGCGTTCCTGCGCGCGCTGGGGGTGTCGGAAGCGGTGGCGGAAATGGACGCCGAGGGGCTGGAACACCATCTGAGCGAGGAGACGCTGGCGGCGATGCGGGGGTTCGCTGGCGGGGGTTATTGCGCGCGTGCGCGACGCTGA
- a CDS encoding molybdopterin-binding protein, whose translation MKISARNQLPGHVTKITPGAVNGTVKVDIGGGMIVTASITEEAIADLGLTEGDQVTVIVKASDVLIGK comes from the coding sequence ATGAAAATCAGCGCACGTAATCAATTGCCCGGCCACGTGACCAAGATTACGCCCGGCGCAGTCAACGGCACTGTGAAGGTCGATATCGGCGGCGGGATGATCGTCACCGCGAGCATCACCGAGGAAGCGATCGCTGATCTCGGGCTTACCGAGGGCGATCAGGTGACGGTGATCGTGAAGGCGAGCGACGTGCTGATCGGCAAATAG
- a CDS encoding winged helix-turn-helix domain-containing protein, which translates to MRVGALKLKLQLVCGDAFAMGPGKADLLAAIARAGSISAAARALGMSYRRAWLLVDEMNRCFRERLVAAHPGGGRERGAQLTDNGRAVLAAYRALEERSTVITESDAYRALTGMVRETPLAATAEIDPKR; encoded by the coding sequence ATGCGGGTCGGCGCGCTGAAGCTGAAGCTGCAACTGGTGTGCGGCGATGCGTTTGCGATGGGGCCGGGCAAGGCGGACCTGTTGGCGGCGATCGCGCGCGCGGGATCGATTTCGGCGGCGGCGCGCGCGCTGGGCATGAGCTATCGCCGTGCCTGGCTGCTGGTCGACGAGATGAACCGCTGTTTTCGCGAACGGCTGGTTGCGGCGCACCCAGGCGGCGGGCGTGAGCGCGGCGCGCAGCTAACCGACAACGGACGCGCGGTGCTGGCCGCCTATCGCGCGCTGGAGGAACGATCGACGGTGATCACTGAAAGCGACGCGTATCGCGCGCTGACTGGCATGGTGCGTGAGACGCCGCTGGCTGCGACGGCGGAAATCGACCCGAAGCGATGA
- a CDS encoding TonB-dependent receptor, protein MRNFQASSALALLMATGAVPAGAQALSADEASTTDAALRTETLDRAEPLGGEVTVTARRRAEDAQRIPGSLSVVGGDLLDRSYTVNTQQLAQLVPALNYSSANPRNTAFTIRGLGSSVVAVSQANDGLEPGVGFYVDQVYHARPATAAFDFSDIAQVEVLRGPQGTLFGKNSTAGAINITTRAPSFTPEASQEFSVGSFNFVQARVAASGPLSGDTLAGRISAVVTRRDGVIDNVNTGRAHNQIGNQAVRGQLLFKPSDAVQVKLSADFTNFQSNCCTQVFYRVAGRDVPRTATRQYGGPTGLAAQFGYAPPSTNPYDRLTDIDAPLGVDTNEGGVGGIVDWNLGGATLTSVTAWRFWNWDAANDRDYTGIPIQLEQHIPSRQDQYSQELRLASNGDGPVSYVGGL, encoded by the coding sequence ATGCGGAATTTTCAGGCGTCGAGCGCACTGGCGTTGCTGATGGCGACTGGTGCGGTGCCGGCCGGTGCGCAGGCGTTGTCGGCCGACGAGGCGTCGACGACGGATGCAGCGCTGCGCACCGAAACTCTAGATCGGGCGGAACCTTTGGGCGGAGAAGTGACCGTCACAGCGCGGCGGCGGGCGGAAGATGCGCAGCGCATTCCGGGATCGCTTTCGGTAGTCGGGGGCGACCTGCTCGACCGGTCGTACACCGTGAACACCCAGCAATTGGCGCAACTGGTCCCCGCGCTGAACTACAGCTCCGCCAATCCGCGCAACACCGCGTTCACGATCCGCGGCTTAGGTAGCAGTGTGGTGGCCGTCAGCCAGGCGAACGACGGACTGGAGCCGGGCGTCGGCTTTTACGTCGATCAGGTCTATCATGCGCGTCCTGCGACCGCGGCGTTCGACTTCAGCGACATCGCGCAGGTCGAGGTGTTGCGCGGGCCGCAGGGGACGTTGTTCGGCAAGAACAGCACCGCGGGCGCGATCAACATCACGACGCGCGCGCCCAGCTTTACGCCAGAGGCCAGCCAGGAGTTTTCGGTCGGGAGTTTCAATTTCGTCCAGGCGCGGGTAGCAGCCTCGGGGCCGTTGTCGGGCGATACGCTGGCCGGGCGAATTTCCGCGGTAGTGACGCGGCGCGACGGCGTGATCGACAATGTGAATACCGGACGCGCTCACAACCAGATCGGCAATCAGGCGGTGCGCGGGCAGTTGCTGTTCAAGCCGAGCGACGCCGTGCAGGTGAAGCTGAGCGCCGATTTCACCAATTTCCAGAGCAATTGCTGCACACAGGTGTTCTACCGCGTGGCGGGGCGCGATGTGCCGCGCACCGCGACGCGGCAATATGGCGGGCCGACTGGTCTGGCCGCGCAATTCGGTTATGCCCCGCCGAGCACCAACCCGTACGATCGTCTGACCGATATCGACGCGCCGCTCGGCGTCGACACCAACGAGGGCGGCGTCGGCGGGATCGTCGACTGGAATCTGGGCGGCGCTACGCTCACCTCCGTCACCGCGTGGCGCTTCTGGAACTGGGATGCGGCGAACGACCGCGATTACACCGGCATACCGATCCAGCTGGAACAGCATATTCCGTCGCGGCAGGATCAATACAGCCAGGAACTGCGGCTGGCGTCCAACGGCGACGGCCCCGTCAGCTATGTCGGCGGGCTGTAG
- a CDS encoding TonB-dependent receptor codes for MIGRPISIYGPAAARYLIGTSVTTGTAPNQIVTPVPGNLLDGYGTDGRTDFRSDSYAAFGEVNWRPIDRLTLTGGLRYTYEEKEGTYDTFVFGGRATTNTALMNAKLSILRPQTYAASDKDGDVTGRANVSYQITDDILGYASFARGAKSGGINMSGLPLNDQNQPAIGTAVVRPEQNTAYEIGLKTRLFDNRLIFNIDGFYTRVTDFQTNVSDTRAAAALRTYLANIPRVTVKGFEADAIAMLTRDLSLRASVAYADGEYADYPSGPCPIERIGNTAAACDLSGVGLPGLPKWSLTAGGDYALPLSGPGGEVLLHADAVAKTRQLGDPTGSRFTTIGSYALVNGSIGFRSAQGWELAVFARNLFDRDYIQNVTIQAGNSGLILATPSDPQTIGVTFRARQ; via the coding sequence GTGATCGGACGGCCGATCTCGATCTATGGCCCCGCCGCCGCGCGCTATCTGATCGGCACCAGCGTCACCACCGGGACCGCGCCCAACCAAATCGTGACCCCCGTGCCGGGCAATCTGCTCGACGGGTACGGGACCGACGGGCGGACCGATTTCCGGTCGGACAGCTACGCCGCGTTCGGCGAGGTCAATTGGCGCCCGATCGACCGCCTGACGCTGACCGGGGGGTTGCGTTATACCTATGAGGAGAAGGAAGGAACGTACGATACGTTCGTGTTCGGCGGGCGGGCGACCACCAACACCGCGCTGATGAACGCGAAGCTGTCGATCCTGCGGCCGCAGACCTATGCCGCCAGTGACAAGGACGGCGACGTGACCGGACGCGCGAACGTCTCGTACCAAATCACCGACGATATCCTCGGCTACGCCAGCTTTGCGCGGGGCGCGAAGTCGGGCGGGATCAACATGTCGGGGCTGCCGCTGAACGACCAGAATCAGCCTGCGATCGGCACCGCCGTGGTGCGCCCGGAACAGAACACCGCCTATGAGATCGGGCTCAAGACGCGATTGTTCGACAACCGGCTGATCTTCAACATCGATGGCTTCTATACCCGCGTCACCGATTTCCAGACCAACGTCAGCGACACGCGCGCGGCGGCGGCGCTGCGCACCTATCTGGCCAACATCCCGCGCGTCACGGTGAAGGGGTTCGAGGCGGATGCGATCGCGATGCTCACGCGCGATTTGTCGCTGCGCGCATCGGTGGCCTATGCCGACGGTGAATATGCAGATTATCCGAGCGGCCCGTGTCCGATCGAGCGGATCGGCAATACCGCCGCGGCATGCGACCTGAGCGGGGTGGGCCTGCCCGGCCTGCCCAAATGGTCGCTGACCGCGGGCGGCGATTACGCGCTACCGCTGTCGGGGCCTGGCGGAGAGGTACTGCTTCATGCCGACGCGGTCGCGAAGACGCGGCAACTGGGCGACCCGACCGGATCACGCTTCACGACGATCGGCAGCTATGCGCTGGTCAACGGCAGCATCGGTTTTCGCAGTGCACAAGGATGGGAACTGGCGGTATTCGCGCGCAACCTATTCGACCGCGACTATATCCAGAATGTGACGATCCAGGCGGGCAATTCGGGGCTGATCCTGGCGACCCCCAGCGACCCGCAGACAATCGGCGTGACATTCCGCGCGCGACAGTAA
- a CDS encoding peptidoglycan endopeptidase, producing MREERVVAAARGVVGVRFRLQGRDPAYGLDCVGVAAVALRAGGYSGPVPEGYALRTGAFDDEVCGLAACNGDRAGDLLLCRAGPGQLHLVVLTGAGFVHADAGLRRVVERPGVVPWPVMRAWRIDEGDDLWRR from the coding sequence ATGCGGGAGGAACGCGTTGTCGCGGCGGCGCGGGGCGTGGTCGGGGTGCGGTTCCGGCTGCAGGGGCGCGATCCTGCGTATGGGCTGGATTGCGTCGGGGTCGCGGCGGTGGCGCTGCGGGCGGGGGGTTATTCGGGGCCGGTTCCCGAGGGCTATGCGCTGCGGACCGGGGCGTTCGATGACGAGGTGTGCGGATTGGCCGCGTGCAACGGCGATCGGGCTGGCGATCTGCTGCTGTGCCGGGCTGGGCCGGGGCAGTTGCATCTGGTGGTGCTGACCGGCGCGGGCTTCGTCCATGCCGATGCAGGGTTGCGGCGGGTGGTCGAGCGGCCGGGGGTCGTGCCGTGGCCCGTGATGCGGGCGTGGCGGATCGATGAAGGGGACGATTTATGGCGACGCTGA
- a CDS encoding phage tail protein, whose translation MATLILTTVGGVLGGPIGAAIGGLLGVAADGRLLKPKGRQGPRLTELAVQTSSYGSPIAKIFGTMRVAGTVIWATDLIETREKRSGGKGQPSTTTYNYAASFAVALSGRPVRSVGRIWAEGKLLRGAAGDWKATTGFRLHSGGEDQAVDPLIASAEGIGLAPAHRGIAYVVFENLALADFGNRIPSLTFEVVADDAPVAIGRIAREIGDGVVTGEGPGARVDGFSAYGDGVRGVLETLAEASGAWFAPVGDTLAMRSDVGATVAVEDAGTGGARRMRTIAPLETVPLSVSVAHYDPARDYQAGVQRARRPGTGMRAEAVEMPAALSADAAKTMAEAMLARAEAVRVRRRVTTDVSALGIGPGDGVTITGESGVWRVREATLEKMAVTLELTPVVAATLPATASGGRVLGAPDAAIGTTIVHAFETPALGDTLLTVPRLTIVAAGSEPGWRRAALLYSLDDGVTWIAAGGTAAAGTIGIVVSPPGSGSATLVDRFNTIEVELAHEAMTLESADPPAIDRGANLALVGDELLQFELAEPIGARRWRLSGLWRARRGMAGAPPGAGARFVLIEADSSLTLPVDVTPGATIRVMASGAGDTGGAAETMAVMTGASILPPAPVGLTALPTADGGAMLRWARRSRIGWRWSDAVDAPLGEEREAYRVTIAPAAGAARTIETVLPETMLTAGERAGGPVAITVRQLGTNGESPALSAAI comes from the coding sequence ATGGCGACGCTGATCCTGACGACCGTGGGGGGCGTGCTTGGCGGGCCGATCGGCGCGGCGATCGGGGGGCTGCTGGGCGTTGCGGCCGATGGGCGATTGCTGAAGCCGAAGGGGCGGCAAGGGCCGCGGTTGACCGAACTGGCGGTGCAGACATCGTCCTATGGATCGCCGATCGCGAAGATCTTCGGGACGATGCGCGTGGCGGGGACGGTGATCTGGGCGACCGACCTGATCGAGACGCGCGAAAAGCGCAGCGGTGGGAAGGGGCAGCCTTCGACGACGACATATAATTATGCGGCGTCGTTCGCGGTCGCTTTGTCCGGGCGGCCGGTGCGGTCGGTCGGGCGGATCTGGGCAGAGGGGAAATTGCTGCGCGGGGCGGCGGGGGACTGGAAGGCGACGACCGGGTTCCGGCTGCACTCCGGCGGTGAGGATCAGGCGGTCGATCCGCTGATCGCGAGCGCGGAGGGGATTGGCCTCGCCCCGGCGCATCGCGGCATCGCCTATGTGGTGTTCGAGAATCTGGCGTTGGCGGATTTCGGCAACCGCATTCCGTCGCTGACGTTTGAGGTGGTGGCGGACGATGCGCCGGTGGCGATCGGGCGCATTGCGCGCGAAATTGGCGACGGGGTTGTGACCGGCGAGGGGCCGGGCGCGAGGGTCGACGGCTTTTCGGCGTATGGCGATGGTGTGCGAGGGGTGCTGGAGACGCTGGCGGAGGCGTCGGGGGCGTGGTTCGCGCCGGTCGGCGATACGCTGGCGATGCGGAGCGATGTGGGCGCGACCGTTGCGGTGGAAGATGCCGGGACCGGTGGTGCGCGGCGGATGCGGACGATCGCACCGCTGGAGACCGTGCCGTTGAGCGTGTCGGTGGCGCATTACGATCCGGCGCGCGACTATCAGGCCGGGGTGCAGCGCGCGCGACGGCCGGGTACGGGAATGCGCGCCGAAGCGGTCGAGATGCCCGCGGCGCTGTCTGCCGATGCGGCGAAGACAATGGCCGAGGCGATGCTGGCGCGGGCCGAGGCTGTGCGGGTGCGGCGGCGCGTGACGACCGACGTGTCGGCGCTGGGCATCGGTCCGGGCGACGGGGTGACGATCACCGGGGAAAGCGGCGTGTGGCGGGTGCGCGAGGCGACGCTGGAGAAGATGGCGGTGACGCTGGAACTGACGCCGGTCGTTGCGGCGACGCTGCCTGCGACAGCGAGCGGCGGGCGGGTGCTGGGTGCGCCGGATGCGGCGATCGGGACGACGATCGTCCATGCGTTCGAGACGCCTGCGCTGGGTGACACCCTTCTGACCGTGCCGCGACTGACGATCGTCGCGGCGGGGAGCGAGCCAGGCTGGCGGCGTGCGGCGTTGCTCTACAGCCTGGATGACGGCGTGACGTGGATCGCCGCTGGCGGAACCGCGGCGGCGGGGACGATCGGGATCGTCGTGTCACCGCCGGGCAGTGGATCGGCGACACTGGTCGACCGCTTTAACACGATCGAAGTCGAGCTGGCGCATGAGGCGATGACGCTGGAAAGCGCCGATCCGCCCGCGATCGACCGCGGCGCGAACCTGGCGCTGGTCGGCGACGAATTGCTGCAGTTCGAGCTTGCGGAGCCGATCGGCGCGCGGCGTTGGCGGCTGTCCGGCCTGTGGCGCGCGCGGCGCGGGATGGCGGGCGCGCCGCCGGGCGCTGGTGCACGGTTCGTACTGATCGAGGCGGACAGTTCGCTCACCTTGCCGGTGGACGTGACGCCGGGTGCGACGATCCGCGTGATGGCGAGCGGGGCGGGCGATACCGGCGGCGCGGCGGAAACGATGGCGGTGATGACCGGCGCGTCGATCCTGCCGCCCGCGCCGGTCGGGCTGACCGCGCTGCCGACCGCGGACGGCGGCGCAATGCTGCGCTGGGCGCGGCGCAGCCGGATCGGCTGGCGCTGGAGCGACGCGGTCGACGCGCCGCTGGGCGAGGAGCGCGAGGCTTACCGCGTGACGATCGCGCCGGCGGCTGGCGCTGCGCGGACGATCGAGACGGTCCTGCCCGAGACGATGCTGACCGCCGGCGAGCGAGCGGGCGGACCGGTTGCGATCACCGTCCGGCAGCTCGGGACCAACGGGGAATCGCCTGCGTTGAGCGCGGCGATATAA
- a CDS encoding DUF2793 domain-containing protein: MSDDRSARLDLPQLHAGQAQKETTHNEALALIDLAVQAAVVAVGVDTPPSGPAPGDCWIVGPGPVGAWAGRASAIAGWTAGGWRFVAAREGMRAWSVADGVDVRFAAGAWRAGDVPVARLLVDGVQVVGAQQPAVPPPTGGATVDAEARAAVALMLTALIEHGLLAS, encoded by the coding sequence ATGAGCGACGACCGATCGGCACGGCTGGACCTGCCGCAGCTTCATGCGGGACAAGCGCAGAAGGAGACGACGCATAACGAGGCGCTCGCGCTGATCGATCTGGCGGTGCAGGCGGCGGTGGTGGCGGTGGGCGTCGATACGCCGCCGTCCGGCCCCGCGCCCGGCGATTGCTGGATCGTGGGACCGGGGCCGGTCGGGGCGTGGGCCGGGCGCGCCAGCGCGATCGCGGGGTGGACGGCGGGCGGCTGGCGCTTCGTCGCGGCGCGGGAGGGGATGCGCGCGTGGAGCGTCGCCGATGGCGTGGACGTGCGGTTTGCCGCAGGCGCATGGCGTGCCGGCGACGTTCCGGTGGCGCGGTTGCTGGTCGACGGCGTGCAGGTTGTCGGTGCGCAACAGCCCGCCGTTCCGCCTCCGACCGGCGGCGCAACCGTGGACGCCGAAGCGCGTGCTGCAGTCGCCCTGATGCTCACCGCATTGATCGAACATGGATTGCTGGCGTCCTGA
- a CDS encoding OmpA family protein produces the protein MRKLAVVMALASTALASPALARDNAWYVGAEFGGMIVEDIDYDIAGTTAATSGQGILNSDYGYDADGVIGYDFGGFRMEAEVAYKSADVDGYASSTVTPFNTGTTTQNAPAGTYNQAGGRSTALSFMVNAMLDFGDDDGIQGFIGGGAGVARVKTRIALNQRGSFLNDSDTVFAYQGIAGVRAPITDNIDVSLKYRFFNAQDVKLVDFLNRSFESRFRSHSILGGVTYNFGEPEAPPPPPPPPPPPPPPPPPPPEVVCSPGPFIVFFEWDKSDITPEAASILDNAVTQYQSCGNAQVMLAGHADRSGAASYNVGLSQRRADAVKAYLTSKAIPDGVISTEAFGESRPRVDTADGVREVQNRRVEVTYGPGSGQ, from the coding sequence ATGCGGAAGCTTGCCGTAGTTATGGCGCTTGCGTCCACCGCACTGGCTTCGCCCGCCTTGGCGCGCGATAATGCTTGGTACGTTGGTGCAGAATTCGGCGGTATGATCGTCGAAGATATCGATTACGACATTGCGGGCACGACTGCCGCGACGTCGGGTCAGGGAATTCTGAACAGCGATTACGGCTATGATGCCGATGGCGTGATCGGATATGATTTCGGCGGGTTCCGCATGGAAGCCGAAGTCGCCTATAAGTCGGCTGATGTCGATGGTTATGCGTCGTCGACCGTGACGCCGTTCAACACCGGCACCACGACGCAGAATGCGCCGGCCGGCACGTACAATCAGGCTGGCGGCCGTTCGACCGCGCTGAGCTTCATGGTCAATGCCATGCTCGACTTCGGCGATGACGACGGCATTCAGGGCTTCATCGGCGGCGGCGCCGGTGTGGCGCGGGTCAAGACCCGCATCGCGCTCAACCAGCGCGGAAGCTTCCTGAACGATTCGGACACCGTGTTCGCATATCAGGGCATCGCCGGCGTTCGCGCTCCGATCACCGACAACATCGACGTCTCGCTGAAGTATCGCTTCTTCAATGCGCAGGACGTGAAGCTGGTCGACTTCCTGAACCGCTCGTTCGAGTCGCGGTTCCGGTCGCACAGCATCCTGGGTGGCGTGACCTACAACTTCGGCGAACCGGAAGCTCCGCCTCCGCCGCCGCCGCCGCCGCCTCCTCCGCCCCCGCCGCCGCCGCCTCCGCCCGAGGTGGTCTGCTCGCCGGGTCCGTTCATCGTGTTCTTCGAGTGGGACAAGTCGGACATCACCCCGGAAGCGGCGTCGATTCTCGACAACGCGGTCACGCAGTACCAGTCGTGCGGCAACGCGCAGGTCATGCTGGCCGGCCACGCCGACCGTTCGGGTGCGGCATCCTACAACGTGGGTCTCTCGCAGCGTCGTGCCGACGCGGTGAAGGCGTACCTCACGTCGAAGGCCATCCCGGATGGCGTGATCTCGACCGAAGCGTTCGGCGAAAGCCGTCCGCGCGTCGATACCGCCGATGGTGTGCGCGAAGTACAGAACCGTCGCGTGGAAGTCACTTACGGTCCGGGTTCGGGCCAGTAA
- a CDS encoding UDP-glucose/GDP-mannose dehydrogenase family protein, which produces MRISMIGSGYVGLVSGACFADFGHDVTCVDKDAGKIDALLAGRMPIYEPGLDQLVATNVAAGRLSFTTDIAAGVADADAVFIAVGTPSRRGDGHADLSYVYAAAEEIAQAATGPLVVVNKSTVPVGTGDRVETILRDTRGDVAFAVVSNPEFLREGAAIGDFKRPDRIVLGTDDARAMDVMREVYRPLYLNESPIMFTGRRTAELIKYAANAFLATKITFINEMADLCEAVGADVQDVARGIGLDNRIGRKFLHAGPGYGGSCFPKDTLALLKTAEDYDAPVRIVEAVVKANDSRKRAMGRKVIAAMGGEARGKTVAVLGLTFKPNTDDMRDAPAISIVQALTDAGVTVRAFDPEGMEAARGLMPDITYCSDAYDAAAGADAVVIVTEWDAFRALDLSRLAAAVAVPVLVDLRNVYDRAEAEKAGFAYSSIGR; this is translated from the coding sequence ATGCGCATTTCCATGATCGGTTCTGGCTACGTCGGTCTCGTGTCGGGGGCGTGCTTCGCCGATTTCGGCCACGACGTGACCTGCGTCGACAAAGACGCGGGAAAGATCGACGCGCTGCTCGCCGGGCGGATGCCGATCTACGAACCCGGCCTCGACCAGCTCGTCGCGACCAATGTCGCGGCCGGTCGGCTGAGCTTCACGACCGATATCGCCGCTGGGGTGGCGGACGCCGATGCGGTGTTCATCGCGGTCGGCACGCCGTCACGGCGGGGCGATGGCCACGCCGATCTGTCGTACGTCTATGCCGCCGCCGAGGAAATCGCGCAGGCGGCCACCGGTCCGCTGGTGGTGGTCAACAAATCCACCGTGCCGGTCGGTACGGGCGACCGGGTCGAAACCATTTTGCGCGACACGCGCGGCGACGTGGCGTTCGCGGTCGTGTCCAATCCCGAGTTCCTGCGCGAAGGCGCGGCGATCGGCGATTTCAAACGGCCCGACCGGATCGTGCTGGGCACCGACGACGCGCGTGCGATGGACGTGATGCGCGAGGTGTATCGCCCGCTCTACCTGAACGAAAGCCCGATCATGTTCACCGGGCGGCGCACCGCCGAACTGATCAAATATGCCGCGAATGCGTTCCTGGCGACCAAGATCACCTTCATCAACGAGATGGCCGATCTGTGCGAGGCGGTCGGCGCGGACGTACAGGACGTGGCGCGCGGGATCGGGCTGGACAACCGTATCGGCCGGAAGTTCCTGCACGCGGGGCCGGGCTATGGCGGTTCGTGTTTCCCGAAGGATACGCTGGCGCTGTTGAAGACAGCGGAGGATTATGATGCGCCGGTGCGCATCGTCGAGGCGGTGGTGAAGGCCAACGACAGCCGCAAGCGCGCGATGGGCCGCAAGGTGATCGCCGCGATGGGCGGCGAAGCGCGCGGCAAGACGGTTGCGGTGCTGGGGCTGACCTTCAAACCCAATACCGACGACATGCGCGACGCGCCCGCGATCTCGATCGTGCAGGCGCTGACCGATGCGGGCGTGACGGTGCGCGCGTTCGATCCCGAAGGGATGGAGGCGGCGCGCGGGCTGATGCCCGACATCACCTATTGCAGCGACGCTTATGATGCCGCGGCGGGCGCGGATGCGGTGGTGATCGTCACTGAATGGGACGCGTTCCGGGCGCTCGACCTCAGCCGTCTGGCGGCGGCGGTGGCGGTTCCGGTGCTGGTCGACCTGCGCAACGTCTATGATCGCGCGGAGGCGGAGAAGGCGGGCTTCGCCTATTCGTCGATCGGGCGGTGA
- a CDS encoding VOC family protein, protein MSAPPIAGLLETALYVDDMARSAGFFRDVIGLTVMLETGRLTAFDAGHGGVLLVFARGESTADMVSDRGTVAGHDGRGPLHMAFAIAEQDYDAWRAHLTAADVPLRGEMRWPAGGRSLYFEDPDGHVLEVATPGLWANDGDRP, encoded by the coding sequence GTGAGCGCACCGCCGATCGCGGGGTTGCTGGAGACGGCGCTGTATGTCGACGACATGGCGCGGTCGGCCGGGTTCTTTCGCGACGTGATCGGGCTGACGGTGATGCTGGAGACCGGCCGACTGACGGCGTTCGACGCCGGGCATGGCGGGGTGCTGCTGGTGTTCGCGCGCGGCGAATCCACTGCCGACATGGTGTCGGATCGCGGGACGGTGGCTGGGCATGATGGGCGTGGGCCGCTGCACATGGCGTTCGCGATCGCCGAGCAGGACTATGATGCGTGGCGCGCGCATCTGACCGCCGCGGACGTGCCGCTGCGGGGCGAGATGCGCTGGCCGGCGGGCGGTCGGAGCCTGTACTTCGAGGATCCCGACGGCCATGTGCTGGAGGTGGCGACGCCGGGCCTGTGGGCGAACGACGGCGATCGGCCCTGA
- the ruvA gene encoding Holliday junction branch migration protein RuvA, translating into MIAHLKGRLDSTDIDHAVIDVGGVGYLVGASSRTLASIGPVGEATTLFTEMLVGEDFIRLVGFARAEERDWFRLLTSVQGVGARVALAILSAFEPVDLSRAIASQDKAMVARANGVGPKLAERIVRELKDKVGGIAATLGPAAVNAPAGAGADAVSALLNLGFRPAEAAAAVAAAEAELDADATLDALVRLALRKAAK; encoded by the coding sequence ATGATCGCGCATCTCAAAGGCCGCCTGGATTCGACCGACATCGACCATGCGGTGATCGATGTCGGCGGGGTCGGTTATCTGGTCGGCGCGTCGTCGCGGACGCTGGCGAGCATCGGCCCGGTGGGCGAGGCGACGACCTTGTTCACCGAGATGCTGGTGGGCGAGGACTTCATCCGGCTGGTGGGTTTCGCGCGCGCGGAAGAACGCGACTGGTTCCGGTTGCTGACCAGCGTGCAGGGGGTCGGCGCGCGGGTGGCGCTGGCGATCCTGTCGGCGTTCGAGCCGGTCGACCTGAGCCGCGCGATCGCGAGCCAGGACAAGGCGATGGTGGCGCGCGCGAACGGCGTGGGACCGAAACTGGCCGAGCGGATCGTGCGCGAATTGAAGGACAAGGTTGGCGGCATCGCCGCGACGCTCGGGCCGGCCGCGGTGAACGCGCCGGCCGGGGCGGGCGCAGACGCGGTGTCGGCGCTGCTCAATCTGGGCTTTCGTCCGGCCGAAGCGGCGGCGGCGGTGGCGGCCGCGGAGGCCGAGCTTGACGCTGACGCGACGCTGGATGCGCTGGTTCGGCTGGCATTGCGCAAGGCAGCGAAGTGA
- a CDS encoding RcnB family protein: protein MKRLLLMTTGVLLVISDIAIAQQTTRPAPPERPQVQPPRPGGPQIRPPRPGGPQVQPPRPGRPEVQPPRPGRPEIQPPRPGRPEVRPPRPPHRPGAGRPPNFRPINYPGWNYPRGYRYRRWAIGVILPRLFLADRYYFNDYGRLGIGPPPRGYRWVRYGPDLLLVGTRTGRIYDVIRDAFY, encoded by the coding sequence ATGAAGCGGCTTCTTCTGATGACGACGGGCGTACTGCTGGTAATTTCCGACATAGCGATCGCGCAACAGACGACGCGCCCCGCGCCGCCCGAGCGCCCGCAGGTTCAGCCGCCCAGACCGGGCGGGCCGCAAATTCGACCACCGAGACCCGGCGGCCCGCAGGTCCAGCCGCCGCGTCCCGGCCGACCTGAAGTCCAGCCGCCTCGTCCTGGTAGACCCGAGATTCAGCCGCCACGGCCTGGCCGTCCCGAGGTGCGTCCGCCGCGGCCGCCGCATCGGCCCGGCGCGGGACGTCCGCCCAATTTCCGCCCGATCAACTATCCCGGCTGGAATTATCCGCGTGGCTATCGTTATCGTCGCTGGGCGATCGGCGTCATCCTGCCGCGGCTGTTCCTGGCCGATCGTTATTACTTCAACGATTATGGACGGTTGGGCATTGGTCCGCCGCCGCGCGGCTATCGCTGGGTGCGCTATGGGCCCGACCTGCTGCTGGTCGGCACACGGACGGGACGGATCTACGACGTGATCCGCGACGCATTCTACTGA